Proteins encoded in a region of the Diabrotica undecimpunctata isolate CICGRU chromosome 10, icDiaUnde3, whole genome shotgun sequence genome:
- the LOC140452033 gene encoding ubiquitin-conjugating enzyme E2 N, which translates to MAALPRRIIKETQRLMAEPVPGISAVPDDSNARYFHVIVTGPEDSPFEGGLFKLELFLPEDYPMSAPKVRFITKIYHPNIDRLGRICLDILKDKWSPALQIRTVLLSIQALLSAPNPDDPLANDVAELWKINESEAIRNAKEWTRRYAMDN; encoded by the coding sequence ATGGCAGCCCTTCCACGCAGAATAATTAAAGAAACTCAGCGTTTAATGGCTGAACCTGTCCCAGGAATTAGTGCTGTACCGGATGATAGTAACGCTCGGTATTTTCACGTAATCGTAACGGGCCCCGAAGATTCCCCATTCGAAGGGGGGCTTTTTAAACTAGAATTATTTCTTCCTGAAGATTACCCCATGTCTGCACCTAAAGTAAGATTTATAACTAAAATATATCATCCTAACATCGATAGACTTGGTAGAATATGCCTTGACATTCTAAAAGATAAGTGGAGTCCAGCTCTACAAATTCGTACAGTTTTATTGTCCATACAGGCCTTACTTAGTGCTCCAAATCCAGATGATCCATTAGCTAATGATGTTGCAGAACTATGGAAAATAAATGAATCAGAagcaattagaaatgcaaaggAATGGACACGACGATATGCTATGGACAATTAA